CTTGATGGCCTTGAACCCGACCCGCTCGTACAAGCGGCGGGCCGCCGGGTTGGTGTCGATCACATCGAGCCGGATGGATCGGTACCCCTGCTCCCTCGCGTGCTCGATCAGCCGGTGCAGCAGGCGGGTGCCGATCCCGCTGCCCCGCATCGACGGGGACACCGCGATGCCGTCCATCAGCAGTTGGCCACGGACACAGGCCCGATCGAAGAGCGACAGCACCACGCCGGCGCGGAGCGCGCCCGCCAGTCCGAGCACCCGCTTCAGCAAGCCAAAGGTGATCCCGCCGGTGAAGGCGCCCTGCGCCGTCTTGAAGCCGGCGATGCCGACCACCCGGCCGCCGCTCATCGCGACGAATGAGGACGACGGCTCGAAGCCCTGCCTCAGAACGGCCAGGCGGCACCGGGTGTCGGGAATGGCGATGGACAGCTTGGCGCCGAAGGCGGCGTCATAGAGGTCGGCGGCCACCTCGCGCTGGGCGTCGTCGAACCCTTGCTGGATCGTGGCGTCCTGGCTCATGGCTGCCTGGTCCTGCAGCAGCGGCCGCGGGCCGCGGCGTGGCATGCCGGGCGCGGCTCAGGGTGCCCCGCCCGGGGGCTGCCGCCTGTCCATGCGATGAAAGCAGGGTCCATATCGACGATCCTTCACTGTGCCATGGTGAGAAGCCGCCCGGTGTCGCTGGACCGGCGCCCTTCACCGCGATGTCGCTGGCCCTCGGGGACGGCGGCGGCAATTATTCCTTGCCGCAGGCCGCAGCGGCTCAGCGCGCGTCGTCGTCCACCATCTTGTTGAGCCCGCTGTACTTGCCGAAGGCGAAGCCGGCCAGGGTCAGCAGGCCGCCGAGCACGCTGTTGAAGAAGAACATGCAGACGCTGCCACCGATCAGCAGCACCAGGATCACCGCGAGGCGCCAGAGGTAGCCTGGAGGCAGGGGCTTGGGCTGCGGCGGCGGGGCGGCGGTCGACGGCGTGGACGGGGTCGGGCGGGTGGTCATGGGCTCCCTCTTGCGGTTCTGGTCTGGTGGCCGGTGCGACGCGGCAGGGGCCGGCGCCGGATAGGCCGTGGTGTTCGTGTGGCCGCATTGTCCGGTCAAAATCGGCGGCAGGACGGCCCCCATCCGAGGGAAGGCAGGGCCCCGCATCCGCGGGGCCGGCCGCCGTCGCCGTTCAAGGAGTGCCCGATGAGATTGACAACGCTGGCGCTGTCTGCGCT
This genomic stretch from Eleftheria terrae harbors:
- a CDS encoding GNAT family N-acetyltransferase; its protein translation is MSQDATIQQGFDDAQREVAADLYDAAFGAKLSIAIPDTRCRLAVLRQGFEPSSSFVAMSGGRVVGIAGFKTAQGAFTGGITFGLLKRVLGLAGALRAGVVLSLFDRACVRGQLLMDGIAVSPSMRGSGIGTRLLHRLIEHAREQGYRSIRLDVIDTNPAARRLYERVGFKAIKTERFAELKWLLGFEAATQMEYPLQPKA